GACCGATCTCGCTGCGACGCTTCTGGTTGCGGAACCAAAACGTACCGATCACACTGAGAGCAACGTTGCAGAGCATGAAGACCATGATCCCCATACGGATGCGTTCTTCGGTAAGGGAACCAAACGAAAGGGCCATGGCATCGTGTATCTCTTTGGGGGTCTGTATGCTTGGGGTGACTTCGACCTTGAAGCGTTCGATGTCGAAGTTGTCACCGACACGGATGCTCACCAATGGTATCTTGGGCTGAGGTATGGTGGCGGGGATGAAAATGACTTCGCTGGGTTCGATGTAAGGCATACGCTTCTGATCTCGGACGATATCCACGACACGGTAGTAGCGTCGAAAGAAGACGGTCTTGCCGATGGGATATTCGTCCCCGAAGAGTTTCTTCGCAATCCCTTCTGTCAAGATACACTGCCTATTGTCGCTGAGATCGAGATGTGCGGGCTTGCCTGTGATCACCGAGGGTGTGATGAAGATGTCGAAGTACTCTTTGTTGTCGACCCTCTTGAACTGCAAGTGGTGCTCTTCGACATCTGTCGAGTCCCTACTGATCATCCCACCATTGTACGATCCTACGTGTGGAGAGAGTGCGAAGTCCGATGTCTCCATGACGTGAAGGATCCCGGGGAAGGCTCTCATCTTGGTCACCACGGCATCATGCTCCTCTTGCCCTTCACCGTTCATGGCTCGGTTGAGATCTATGGTGGTGACCATGTAAGTGTCGGAGTCGTCGAAGCCATTGGGCAGGAGGCGATTGTGCAACAGCGTGAAGAAGTAGTCGAAAAGGATCGAACTGAGGATAAAGATGATGAGCATCTCCGCAAAGATCCACGCATTGCGACGACGCAGCGTCCATATCTGTCTGAGTGTATGTCGTATCATGATTTAGTAGTGGTTTGTGGGATTGTCGTTGAGTGAGTAAGTGATGCTCTTCTTCGTGAAGTGATAGGCGGGTACAAGTCCCGAGAGGACATTGACGACGAGAGCAAAGAAGACTGTGATCACGAAGACGAACGGATCAAAAAGCATACTCGGGGTGATGCCCTTATTTCCCCATGTCAAAGTCTCAAGATCGGAGGCATAAAGAGAAAGTCTGCCGATGAGCATATCGGAGAAGTACAGGATCAAGAAGTAGGAGACCAAGAGACCCAAGAGAGCACCAAGGAGGGTGAGGAGGAAGTTCTCGATCAAAACTTGACGGAGGAGCACACCGTTGGGCGCACCGAAGGCCTTGCGCACCCCGATCTCTCGGAGTCGTTCTTCCATCTGACTGCTGTTGAGCCCCGAAAGGTTGATGGCAGGGACAAGGAGGACAAGTAGCAGGATGATCGAAGTCTTGAGCATGATGTCCTTCATGTCGGCACCTCTGTTACCTCTTCGGAATGAGTGCACCAAGGCGCTTTCGGGCTGACCATCGAGATGGATGTTGTGGGTCAGCGGAGCTTCGAGTTGTGCCACTTTCTCTTTGATCTCATCCCTCATGGCCTTTTCGTCCGAAGACTTATTCAGACGTATGACAGTGGTGAAGAAGCCGAGGACATCCTCATCGTCATCCGCCTTTTCGTACCCTGGGACTATGGTGTAGGGCAAGAAGACAACTCCGAAGGATGTCTCCAGAAGGTACGAACCATCTTCGACAACGCCCGATACTCGGTAGTCTTTGCCGTTCATGACAAAGTGTTGACCTGTGGCTTGGGTATCGGGAAAGAGCTTGTCCGCAAGCCCCTTCGCAATGACGGCAGAGGGGAGACCCGACTCGAAGTCTGCTTGAGAGAAAGGCTTGCCCTCGACAAACTTATACCGGTAGACTTCCCAAAATCCGGGGTCGGTGTACTTGACCGATACCTTTTGGTCGGCGATACCGTCTCCCATCTTGATCTGATAGCTGCTCTTGAACTCCTTGATCGACGCAGACACAGCCTTAGGTGTCTTGAGGCTGTACACGACTTCCTTGACGAACCTGTGTGACAGCAGCGAACTGTGATAGTTGTCGATGGTCGTGTCCTTGGGCGTCAGTGCGATGTGCTGGATATGAAAGAGCTTGTCTCTCTCCTGCTCGGGATAATAACTCCTGCTCCTGAGGAAAAAGAAGATCGCCACAAACATCACCATGGAGATACTGAGGGCAGTACCGGCGACATATATCAGGCTGAAAAGTTTGTTTTGCTTGACCAGCTGCCAAGCTTGTTTGAAGTACTGTTTTATCATAGTCGTAAAGATTTTATTCATCTTGAAGGGCTTCGACGGGATTGACTTTGGATGCACGATCGGCAGGGATCATTGCTCCGATGACGGTGATGCCGAGCATCAACACTCCCGTAATGGCTATCGTCACAAAGTAACGGCTCCACGTGTATGCAAGCATATCATTGAGCGTAAAAGTCATATCCCAAAAAGCAAGGTTGGCAGTGATGAGAAAGGCCGGTACAAAGGCGATAGAAAAGAGCACCACACTCTCCATCAAAATATACCTATGCACCCCTGCACGCGTAGAGCCGAGAGCCATACGCAGTCCGATCTCTCCTCGACGGCTTTCCATGGTGAACCAAAAGGTCCCAAGGATACCTAAAAAAACAATGAAGACGAAAAAAATGAGCATGCTTGAGATGATACGGATATACTTCGTCACCCCATTGACAGCATCGAAGACATCGGCTCTGAAATCGTATGAAACAAAACTGAACAAGTAGTAGGGTCCGATGTTTAGTCGCTCTCTCATGTCTTCGACAAACTGCTTCCCAAAGCCGGCGGTGTCTGCCTCGGGCTTCACCCTCACTCCTATGATCGGAATGACGTAAGCAAAACGACGAGGATCAAGTGGGGTATGTATCATGGGCTCATACACTCCATACGTGTCGTACTTCATCGAAGAGGAGACACCGACGACCTTTAGAGAGGAAAGTTCGGGATTATAATAGTCTCTGAAAGAGCGACCCACAGCATCTGAGGTGTGGAACAGTGAGTCTGCCAACTCATGGGAGACAACAGCACTGAGAGGTGTACGACTTCTTTCCCACTCAGAAAATGCTCCGGCAAGAGGTGCCACCTTGAACACCTTATCGTACCCCTCACTCACATAACGTATATTGGCACGATGCACCTTTGCACTATCCACGGTGTACCCTTGGAAGATAACACCGTGTGAAAACGGCTCACTTCCCTCATAATAAGCCACACTCTCGATACCGGGATACTCACCCACCATCCTTACGATGTGCTCAAAAGGAGCGATCCATTGAGCCTGCACACTGTCGAGATCTTGCCTATTGACTCTCACCGTAGGATTGTATCCCAAGCGAAGACGATAGACATGCTCGGTGTTGATACCTGCCGGCTCTACATTCTTACGCACAACGACATAAAGAAAATCCACACAATACCAAAGAAGTACGGAGACTATCAGAAGTTCGACGATAAGCCAAAGGTTAGACTTACGATTTTTCCATATTTGTTTCAGAGCTATTGTCCACATGATATTATTCACCTTTGATGATTTGTATGACGGTCGTACGAGATGCATTCCAGACAGGGATGGCTGCGGAAAGGAGGTTGACAAGAATGCAGAAGAGCAACATCCAGCCAAAAAGTCGAGGACTGAAGAATGCCTCTACAGGAAGATCAAAAGCCTCAGAGGCGTTGATCGCCATAATGTCAGCAAGAAGCAGATTTTTGAAAAAGACTATCGCTACAAACGAAAGCAATAACCCCACAAAGCCTCCAATGAGGGTCAGTATCAAGTTCTCAAAGAGGAGCTGACCTGTGATCTTGGTATTCGTGGCACCATAAGCCTTACGGACACCGATCTCCTCCTGACGCTTCTTCATCTGTGTCGAAAGGAGTCCTGACATGTTTATCGCAGGGACGACAAGCAGGATCAGGATTGCGAAAACAAATATCTTGACGGGATTATTTTTCTCTCCGGCGAAGAAGCTCGACCGTGCCTGAGTCGTCATCGTGAGTTCAAAAGTAAACTCTCTCAGATTTTCATTCACCTCCACGACCTTTGCCTCGATCTCCTTTTCCAAATCGGACAATGACACTCCGGGCTTGGTAAGCACAAAAACTTGACAGTTGCCCAAAAGACCCTCGGAGCGTTCGGGAGCCCAATTCAGATCCTCTTGATCAAAGGTGACCCACACATCGCTGTAAGCGCGATTGAAGAATGAGCTTACCTCCTTCACGACCCCAACGACTCTGTAGTCCTTGAAGTTGATACTGATGGTCTTGCCCAAGGCTTCGACCGTACCATACAACTTTGTTGCGAGACGATCTGTGATAATACACTCACGACGACCCGCCTGAGCCTGCTCCGCCGTGAAAGCCTGCCCTGCCAAGAACTCAAACCGAAACATACGGAAGTAAGCATCATCCACAGGACTGACCACAGCTTTATCGCTATTTACAGCACTCGTGCCTACATAAGCGGCCCCTTCCCCCTTATCGACACAATAGCTCACGAGCTCTGCCCCTCGGAGATTCCCAAAGATCTGTTTTGCCACCTTTCCCGAAAGTCCGGACTGCATCTGTGACTGATCTTTGGTGAGGTAAGAAAATCCACTCACACTGTACAAGAGCCTCGAACGATTGATCTCGGGGGCAATGTCCATCGTCTTGAATGAATACACCATATACAAGGTCATCACAAAAGCTATCGTAAGTGCCGTAGCGAGGGCAGATATAAAGCTGAAAAGAGGATTGGCCCTCCACAGCCGGGTCACTTGTCTCAGATATTGTCGTATCATATCACACTCATTTTACTTAGAGACCTTCAGTTTATTCTTGTTACGGTACTGGCTCATGTCCGAGACGATGACCTGCTCACCCTGCTCCAGCCCGGAGATCACTTCGACAAACTCATAGTTGCTGTCCCCGAGTTCGACCTTACGCTTGACAAGTTCGCTCCCTTTCATCACAAAGAGTTCGTAATGCCCTTTGCCCGAGTAGTAAGAGCCGTTCTTGATACGGACGACATCATCCTTGACTGCATTCATCACATACACATCCGTCTTGAGACCCGAACGAAGGCGAGGATGAGCATCCTCATCGAGTTGGACAGAGAACTGGATGATACCGTTCTTGGACAAAGGAGTGACACTGCTCACACGTCCCCCAAGCTCTTCTTGTCCGACCTTCACCACGACCTTATTTCCGGTAGCGACACGGTCGCCGTAGCTATCAGCAATCTCACCATCGACACGGAAGTGAGACAAGTCCGATAGGATCGCAATCGCAGTCCCCTGACCGACGGTCGTACCGACCTGACTGTTGATGAAGGTGAGGATACCCTTCCGTGGCGAAAGGATACGGGCATCATCGAGGGTACGTTTGGTCTCGGCAAGACTCTTACGAAAGATGGCAAGATCCAGCTCCTGAACCCTAAGCTCGGCATCAGCGATCATACGGTCATTTTCCAACTTCTTATGCGCCTGCTCTTGCTCCAAGCGAGCCACGTCATAGCGCAACTGCACCTCACGCACCTTGTCGGTCGTACCGGCACCGATACTGTCGAGGTACTTCTCATTGCGTACTTCGACCTGCATCTTGTCGATCTTCATACCGTTGACCTTGAGTTCCATTTCCGCATTGCTGAGTGCGCTGTTGTTCTTAATGCGCTGCTGTTCGAGCTTATAAGTACGCATCTGAAGCTCATCCAACATCTTGTTGTACTCTGTCTCTATGCTCTGAAGGTCGAGACGAAGGAGGGGCGTACCTACCTCCACCGAGTCACCCGCTTTCATGTAGACCTCCTCTATACGGCTCGCAATGGGTGCGATGATCGTCTCCTCAAAGAGGGGGGCGACCTTACCCGATGCACTCACCGACACCTCTATGGTGCCACGGTCGACGGAAGAGACCCTAAGGTCTTTGACGTTGATGATCTCACGCATGAGAGAGATAAGCACAGCCACAACGGCAACCGAACCGACGACGACACTGCCATACTTGATCCATCTCTTTCGCTTCTCCTTGCGGAGGGTTTCTTTGGGTATTTGTCTGTCCATAGTGTTACGATGTTTCTTTATGCCAAACATTGTGCAAGCGCCGTGCCAAAACAGACAAACATCTGATTACCAACACAAACACATTTTCACACCTGTCCACTATCGCACAAAAATGTACGAAAACGGACACCTTCAAGCGGACACTTCGGCCACAAACGCCCCTTCCCCCCCAACGAGATCAACGAGGGTAAAATTGCATTCTTCACGAACAATGATTACTTTCGCATCCTATTGATTTTATTTATCCTAACCTCCGATGGACCGACCTTCCACACCTTACCGACAACGATCGGGCGAAATAGACTACGTCAAGAGCATCCTGATCATCCTAATGATCATCTTCCACTTGGTGTACATCGGAGACAAGCACCCCTACCTCAAGGCAGTGGTCTACACTTTCCATATGTCGGGATTCCTGCTGATCTCGGGTTTTTTGATGAATACGAAGAAGGACACGAAAGCCGTCCTGACCTCCCTCCTTTGGCTCTTCGTGCCCTATGCCATCATGGAAACGGGCTATGTCGTCATGGCTTCGATGATCCCGATACGCGAACATATAGACTCCCTCACCCCGCTCCTCCTCGTGGACAAGATATTCCTCCACCCGATAGGGCCATACTGGTACTTACACACGCTCATCATCTGTTATGTGATTTGGTATCTGATCGATAGGTTTGCAGGAGAATGCCTTGCCATCAGTGTCTTCTGGGTCGTTGTTGCCCTATATGCCCTGTCTCACACGGACATCATATCAGTGGACAATGCCCTGTACTTCATGCTTGCTGCTTTGATCAAACGGCAAGGCCTGAAATTTGACAGGGTGTTTTATGCGACCGTGTGGGCAATCATCCCACTCATTGCCCTTTGTTGCTTCCCAAGCAATCTCGACCGTGGCACATTGGGAGGGGTAACTATCACTTATCTTGCAATCAGCTTTTTGCTCTCCCTCTACCCTCACTTCCCAAAGAGGGCAAAGGAGATCAGCGAATTTGTTGGCCGAAATACCCTCCCCCTCCTACTATTCTCTCCCATATTCACCCACCTATCCAAGCCTCTCGTCCCTGTACTATCCTTCGACCCCACAGGCCTTCTCTTTACAGCCGTCGCGGTACTATTTACCGTGATGGGGAGCTTCGCCATCGCCTGGCTGATCGACAGAAGTGGTCTGTCTCGCGTCTTTTGGGGCAATCGGGAAAAATTTTCGTGGAAAGGGCTAAGACCCCTCTCTCAAAAATAAATCAACCTCAAAATCCTGCTTCATCCACATTTCGGAGTCGGACAGAAAAACACGATCTCTCGGCACGCCATCGTGAAAGCGTAAGCCATATGAACTTCACTTTAAGACATCAAATCGTGCTCCTTACCAACCTCCCACCTTATCCAAATGATTTGAACGTATGACACACAACGACATAATCCAATCAAAATGAGGACACAAAGCACAAAAAATCTGTAAATTCATTTGTATAACTCACAATATTGAGTAATTTTAGGCTGAGCGGTAAGTTAAAAACAACACAGCTAAAAGACCATGTCCATCCATATGGATTCAAAGAGCCAGTTGAATCACATGAAAAAGAACATTTCGTACGCTTATCTGGATCGAAAAGTAAGGGGCAAATGCCACACCTTACTTCTCTGCAAAAAGATGTCACTCCATTATAATTGGGTATTTAATAACCATTAAAAAGCCGGCAGATTATAGTTTTCTCAAGGCTGGATTACACCCATGATATTTACCTTCTTACTATCCTTCATACTGAGCACACGCCTTTCACCTCCACCCGAGGAGACCTCTTTCGTAAGTGGACAGGTCGTAAGCATCGAAAACACACCGATAGATGCTGCGACCATCCTGCTCTTGCCCCATGTGGGAGAAAGAGTCTTGGCTTCGGGCATGAGTGATTCGGAGGGAAGGTTTAACTTATCACTGAGAGTAATATTGGCAGAAGACTCCGTCAGATTCAGGGTCATGCGCGTCGGCATAAGACCCCAAATATTCACAAGATCTGTCAGTAGCCTTAAAAATATCATCTTGAAGGTAGACGAACGCCCTGTAGAACTACGGGGACTGGACGTAAAAGCAGAAAAAATATCAATCTCCGGTGATACGATAGGCTTCAATATTGCCGCATACAAGAACAGCACCGACGAGACTCTTGCAGATGTCTTGAGGAGACTCCCCGGGATCAACGTTTCACATAATGGACAGATCTTTTATCAGGGAGAACCCATCAGCAAGTTCTACATCGAAGGATTGGATATGCTCAAAGGAAGATACGGCATAGCAACAAACAGCCTCCATCCTGATGATGTGAGTAGCATTGAGGTCATGGAACGGCATCAGGAGATAGAAGCTCTGAAAGAATTTTCTCGAAGCGATCGTACCGCGATCAACGTAAAACTAAAATCTTCAAAAAGAGGCGTATGGATCGGTAGTGCAGATCTCGCGGGAGGGATTGAAAAGGAAGGGGTATGGGATGGTAAACTTCTGCTCTCAAGGTTTCGCAAAAAGAGTCAACAGCTGGGTCTGTTACAGACAAATAACACGGGGAAAGATCCGAGCATCGGATTTCGCTCTTTCGGTGCCACTCAAGATAGACTACCATCTCCTTTGGCCGATATAACTCTCCCCAAGCCATCCTTGAGTGAAGAGCACACTTACACTCACAATAAAGACATTGCCGGCAGCATCAATATGATACAATCGCTGTCAGAAAAGACAGTCTCAGGTTTCAATTTCATTATGACCAAGGGACAAGAGTTGCTAAAAATGCATGAAATCTCCACACATATACTCCCCAATGGCCAAGAAGTAAGATTTGACGAAATATCAGATGGAGCGAAACAATCGAATGAGTATGCAGGGATGTTGCACCTCAATGTAAACAAAGCAGAAAGGTATGTGGACACCCGCTTCTCAATCGACTTAGGGAAACGAGAAAGTACAGTGGATATCCAGGCCGAGTCGCCCTATAAAGTCTCTCAAAAAGAGACACCGATATCGCTATCCCACAAGCTTGTCTGGACAGAAGTCTTTGATCAAATCGGGCTAAACTTCAAAAGCAACAACAGCTATTTCTCCTTTCCTCAACATCTGCTCCTGAATGATAAGTCTCAAGTCCTTAGAGAACAATCATGGCATGGGGATTATGCCTTAGACTTATCAATCAGAAGCCTCATCCCCCACACCCAGACCTCTTTGGGCATCTCCTGCAAAAACGAGACGTCGAACATGGAGACAAAGACTCATAAGATTAGAAAGCAACAGCTTCAAACAGAAATTACCCCTGAGATTTTTTATAGTCGTCGCAAAGTGCAGTGGTCATCAAAGCTAAAAGTAGCTTATACTTCTCTCCATCTTATGAATTCTGAGAAGAGTCAGTACCGAAAAATAACATTTGAGCCCGACATTTATTTTAGTTACGTACCCGACAGATACTTATCTTTTGATGTCGCCTACCGACACTCTACCCAAACTCCGGACATACGGATGCTCTACGACTTCCCTTTATATACGGGGCATCGGACATCTTCGAAATACCAGGGGATATTATTCCAAAGCTCCGGACATTTGCTTAGAGGGCGTATCAACTATAAGGATGTCCGAAAAATGCTGTTTAGCTCCCTTTCCTTAAACTATACGAATAATGCACCAAAATATTTGTTTGGCAATAAGATTGAGGCAGACACCGTTACGTTCACCTCTCATTCCACTGACCGACGGGCAACGGTGTGGACAGCCGGTCTGAGACTATCCAAAGGCTTTTTCTTGAAAAGTCTCAAACTTGGGCTCGAAACCACATATACTAAGATACAAGGGCCTCTTCTCTTGCAAGATCAGATCGTCGGACAAAAAACAGAGTTGAGTAGCCTCAGAGCAGACTTGTCTCTGAACCCCAACTCATTTACAGAAGTGGCACTACAAAGCGAAGCTCAAGGGATCAGGTCTCACATAGATATGGGACAATCCCTACCCTCAATATTGGCATTGAATACCGAAGCACGTATTGCCATCAAACCTTCAGAGCAACTTCACCTTGTATTGGACTATAAGCACTTCTACAACAACAGCAATACCTCGGTGCCAAACTTTCATCTGCTGAATGCAATGATTCAATATAAAATCAACAAAATCGGGCTTTATGCCAAAGTGCAAAACCTCTTCAACCAAAAGACATACAGACATACCCGCACAAACCGGTTCAGTAGCTACGAAACACTCTACAACCTCAGAGGACGTATGGTACTGATCGGTATTCGTTTCAAACTAATTTAATCACGCTAAAAAACTATGAAACACGTACTTTTTTCTCTTTTAGTATTAGTTCTACCAGTTCTTTCGACAAGTCTTTCAGCTCAGAAGTTCATCATCGCTGAAGATTTAGTATTGTTGCCTTTCGATGTGACACGTTGGGAAACAGTAGACAGCACATTTCTGAAAGTCCGCTACGAGCGTGTCGTCAACGACCCAATGCGCAAAAGCGGCATACGAAAAGAAGACTTTACCCTTCAGATCGGACACCACATAAGCAAGTATTATAGCGAACACACTAACTTGATGGATGAGAGGTTCTCCGGTCTTAGAGAGGATGGGATGAAGATGGTTTGGTTTGACGGTAGTAGCATATACCAAAATATGCCGGAAGGAAAAATCACTGTCGTCCAAAGAGAATACTTCTCGCCTCAAGAAGAATCCGCAGCAAATAAATACGAAGAAGAACTCCCCTCTTTCACATGGGTTTTCGAATCTGATACGATGACCATCTTGGGACATCTTTGTCACAAAGCCATAACCTCTTTCAGAGGTCGCACATGGGAGGTATGGTATGCCCCTGACATACCGGTTGCGGTGTATCCATGGAAGTTCAATGCCCTACCCGGGAGTATCCTTGCTTTCAATGACACAGAGGGTATCATCAGCTGCACAGCAAAAGAAATACTTCAAGTGTGCGAACCCATCAAATGGTTCAGATGGCAGTATCAAGAAACAACGAGAGAAAAACAACTGCAGTACATGAAACAAATCCATGAACGTCCCTCTCTCATCCTACAAGACGGTGAACCGACGCAACAAATGTCTTCACGGGGTCCTGAAACAGCCAATACAGCAATCCCATATCAGCCGATGGAGAAAGAATAATAAATTCGGGGGGGACATCCCTTGAGATAAAGGTAAAATAGGATCCTTCCGATAGCAGATAACGCCCGACAGTCGCTCCCGAAATCTATAATTTTCGGGAGGTGTGACCGAACACTTTCGCCCCTCTGCTTGTTTTAGTCACATACGTGCTCAAAAACTCTCGAAGTGACATGGTGGAAGAGTTGGCACGCTTTTTGCTAATTAAGACTATTGATCACATAATCTAAAATAATCGCAGAAGCAACTTGAAAACAACAACGGCTAACTCCAAAGCTCTCGTCGATAGCATCGTAGAGGGCATCAAAGAGAAAAAAGGTAAAAATATCGTAATCATAGACATGGCGAATGTCGATGATTCCATCTGTAACTACATGGTCATCGCCGAAGGGAATACCCCTGTACAAGTAGAGGCCATACAGGATTCCGTGCTTGACACTGCTCGTATCCAGACGGGCGAAAAGCCTCTGCACACCCATATTGGTAATGGTGAATGGGTAGCCATGGACTATGTCGATGTCATGGTACATATATTTGTGCCTGCTCTGAGAGAGTTTTATAACATCGAGCAACTTTGGGCGGACGCCAAACAAATCCGCTTGGAAAACGACTAACTGAAAACAGCACATGGACAACCAAAACATGAACAATAACCCCCTCAACAGAAATCCAAAGAAGTCGGGTATGCCGAAGTTTGGATTTGGGTGGCTATACATCATCCTTTTGCTCATCATCGGGAGCTTGTTCTTCCTACCGGGAGAAGAAGATGTGAAGAGGGTGGACTGGAGCGAGTTCCAACAAATGATGGAGCGTGACGAATTCTCCAAAATCACCGTACAGTCTGCCAAAGGAACAGTCCTGGGAGAGGTCAAGGAAAATCCTCAGAGCAGGGTATCGGCACACGACAGCACATCAAAGACGCTACCAACAGGGAAGCCCCTACTCTCTCGTACCCTCGTAAGCACAGATATGCCGGGAACGACAGCCTTCAATGACATCTATCAGAAGCTATTGGAACGTGAGCAAAGGATCACTGCCAAAGTTTCGTATGACAATAGGAAGGACTCTTTCTGGCCCATCATATTGAATATAGCACCTTTCCTGCTCATCATAGTCTTTTGGATCTTCATTACTCGTAGAATGTCTTCGGGGACGGGTGGTGCCGGTGGAGGGGTCTTCAATGTCGGAAAGTCTAAGGCTCAACTCTTTGACAAAGAAAATAAGGTCAAAGTGACATTCAAGGATGTTGCCGGACTGAGTGGGGCTAAGCAGGAGATCGAAGAGATCGTCCACTTCCTCCGTGCACCCAAGACATACACCGATCTCGGAGGTAAGATCCCCAAAGGGGCACTCCTCGTAGGACCTCCGGGGACAGGAAAGACACTGCTTGCTAAGGCTGTGGCCGGAGAGGCTGATGTGCCATTCTTCTCCCTTTCGGGCTCAGACTTCGTGGAGATGTTCGTCGGCGTGGGGGCTTCTCGTGTGAGAGACCTCTTCAAGCAGGCCAAAGAGAAAGCACCATGTATCGTCTTCATCGACGAGATCGATGCTGTCGGCCGTGCCAGAGGCAAGAATGCAGGCTTCGGTGGCAATGATGAGAGAGAAAATACGCTCAATCAGCTTCTCACGGAGATGGATGGATTTGACACCAACAGCGGGGTGATCATCCTTGCCGCGACAAATAGAGTGGATATCCTCGACAAGGCCCTCCTCCGAGCAGGACGCTTTGACCGTCAGATACAGGTAGATCTGCCAGACCTCAATGAGCGTAAAGAGATATTTGAGGTACATATGAGACGCCTCAAATTGGATGAGTCTGTGGATATCGACCTTCTATCGAGACAGACCCCGGGCTTCTCCGGTGCCGACATCGCAAATGTATGTAATGAAGCAGCACTCATTGCTGCACGTAATGGCAAGACATCCATAGATCGTGACGACTTCACAAGTGCCATCGACCGTATCGTGGGTGGCCTCGAGAAGAAAACAAAGATCACGACACAGGAAGAGAAAAAGGCCATTGCCATCCATGAGGCGGGTCATGCTACTGTGTCTTGGCTCTTGGAGCATGCCAATCCGCTCATCAAAGTGACTATCGTCCCTCGTGGACGTGCGCTCGGTGCAGCTTGGTATCTCCCCGAAGAGCGACAGATCACTACGACAGAACAAATCCTCGACGAGATGTGTGCCATCCTCGGTGGTCGAGCTGCCGAAGAAGTGGTATTGGGTCGTATCTCCACAGGTGCAGCGAACGACCTGCAGCGTGCCACACGTATAGCTCAGGCAATGGTCACATACTTCGGCATGAGTGACAAACTCCCGAACATCAACTATCAAGATACCCAAGGGGAGTATGGCTTCACTAAACCTTTCAGCGAAGAGACTGCTCGGAAGATAGATGAAGAAGTACTACGCATCATCAACGAACAGTATGCGCGAGCGAAGGATCTTCTCTCGACACATAGAGAGGGACACCGCAAGATCTCGGATATGCTCTTCGAGAAGGAAGTCATCTTCACCGAAGATGTAGAAAACATCCTCGGCAAACGCCCTTGGAAGTCTCGCACCGAAGAGCTCTTGGAACCGACACAAAAAGAAGGGGAGACAGAGCCTACGAAGCAGGAGGAAACGGTGGTGGATAACACCGGCGAGTAAACTAAAGCACTGCACTTA
This is a stretch of genomic DNA from Porphyromonas cangingivalis. It encodes these proteins:
- a CDS encoding efflux RND transporter periplasmic adaptor subunit, with the protein product MDRQIPKETLRKEKRKRWIKYGSVVVGSVAVVAVLISLMREIINVKDLRVSSVDRGTIEVSVSASGKVAPLFEETIIAPIASRIEEVYMKAGDSVEVGTPLLRLDLQSIETEYNKMLDELQMRTYKLEQQRIKNNSALSNAEMELKVNGMKIDKMQVEVRNEKYLDSIGAGTTDKVREVQLRYDVARLEQEQAHKKLENDRMIADAELRVQELDLAIFRKSLAETKRTLDDARILSPRKGILTFINSQVGTTVGQGTAIAILSDLSHFRVDGEIADSYGDRVATGNKVVVKVGQEELGGRVSSVTPLSKNGIIQFSVQLDEDAHPRLRSGLKTDVYVMNAVKDDVVRIKNGSYYSGKGHYELFVMKGSELVKRKVELGDSNYEFVEVISGLEQGEQVIVSDMSQYRNKNKLKVSK
- a CDS encoding acyltransferase family protein, yielding MDRPSTPYRQRSGEIDYVKSILIILMIIFHLVYIGDKHPYLKAVVYTFHMSGFLLISGFLMNTKKDTKAVLTSLLWLFVPYAIMETGYVVMASMIPIREHIDSLTPLLLVDKIFLHPIGPYWYLHTLIICYVIWYLIDRFAGECLAISVFWVVVALYALSHTDIISVDNALYFMLAALIKRQGLKFDRVFYATVWAIIPLIALCCFPSNLDRGTLGGVTITYLAISFLLSLYPHFPKRAKEISEFVGRNTLPLLLFSPIFTHLSKPLVPVLSFDPTGLLFTAVAVLFTVMGSFAIAWLIDRSGLSRVFWGNREKFSWKGLRPLSQK
- a CDS encoding TonB-dependent receptor → MIFTFLLSFILSTRLSPPPEETSFVSGQVVSIENTPIDAATILLLPHVGERVLASGMSDSEGRFNLSLRVILAEDSVRFRVMRVGIRPQIFTRSVSSLKNIILKVDERPVELRGLDVKAEKISISGDTIGFNIAAYKNSTDETLADVLRRLPGINVSHNGQIFYQGEPISKFYIEGLDMLKGRYGIATNSLHPDDVSSIEVMERHQEIEALKEFSRSDRTAINVKLKSSKRGVWIGSADLAGGIEKEGVWDGKLLLSRFRKKSQQLGLLQTNNTGKDPSIGFRSFGATQDRLPSPLADITLPKPSLSEEHTYTHNKDIAGSINMIQSLSEKTVSGFNFIMTKGQELLKMHEISTHILPNGQEVRFDEISDGAKQSNEYAGMLHLNVNKAERYVDTRFSIDLGKRESTVDIQAESPYKVSQKETPISLSHKLVWTEVFDQIGLNFKSNNSYFSFPQHLLLNDKSQVLREQSWHGDYALDLSIRSLIPHTQTSLGISCKNETSNMETKTHKIRKQQLQTEITPEIFYSRRKVQWSSKLKVAYTSLHLMNSEKSQYRKITFEPDIYFSYVPDRYLSFDVAYRHSTQTPDIRMLYDFPLYTGHRTSSKYQGILFQSSGHLLRGRINYKDVRKMLFSSLSLNYTNNAPKYLFGNKIEADTVTFTSHSTDRRATVWTAGLRLSKGFFLKSLKLGLETTYTKIQGPLLLQDQIVGQKTELSSLRADLSLNPNSFTEVALQSEAQGIRSHIDMGQSLPSILALNTEARIAIKPSEQLHLVLDYKHFYNNSNTSVPNFHLLNAMIQYKINKIGLYAKVQNLFNQKTYRHTRTNRFSSYETLYNLRGRMVLIGIRFKLI
- a CDS encoding GLPGLI family protein, whose protein sequence is MKHVLFSLLVLVLPVLSTSLSAQKFIIAEDLVLLPFDVTRWETVDSTFLKVRYERVVNDPMRKSGIRKEDFTLQIGHHISKYYSEHTNLMDERFSGLREDGMKMVWFDGSSIYQNMPEGKITVVQREYFSPQEESAANKYEEELPSFTWVFESDTMTILGHLCHKAITSFRGRTWEVWYAPDIPVAVYPWKFNALPGSILAFNDTEGIISCTAKEILQVCEPIKWFRWQYQETTREKQLQYMKQIHERPSLILQDGEPTQQMSSRGPETANTAIPYQPMEKE
- the rsfS gene encoding ribosome silencing factor encodes the protein MKTTTANSKALVDSIVEGIKEKKGKNIVIIDMANVDDSICNYMVIAEGNTPVQVEAIQDSVLDTARIQTGEKPLHTHIGNGEWVAMDYVDVMVHIFVPALREFYNIEQLWADAKQIRLEND